One genomic region from Accipiter gentilis chromosome Z, bAccGen1.1, whole genome shotgun sequence encodes:
- the LOC126036153 gene encoding transmembrane emp24 domain-containing protein 7-like, with protein MPLRGSRAAGPWGRRRLLLLPPPLLLLLALAACAARASEITFELPDNAKQCFYEEIAQGTKCTLEFQVITGGHYDVDCRLEDPDGIVLYKEMKKQYDSFTFTASRNGTYKFCFSNEFSTFTHKTVYFDFQVGEDPPLFPSENRVTALTQMESACVSIHEALKSVIDYQTHFRLREAQGRSRAEDLNTRVAYWSIGEAIILLVVSIGQVFLLKSFFSDKRTTTTRVGS; from the exons ATGCCGCTGCGGGGCTCCCGGGCCGCGGGGCcgtgggggcggcggcggctgctgctgctgccgccgccgctgttGCTTCTGTTGGCGCTGGCGGCCTGCGCCGCGCGGGCCTCCGAGATCACCTTCGAGCTGCCCGACAACGCCAAGCAGTGCTTCTACGAGGAGATCGCCCAGGGCACCAAGTGCACCCTCGAGTTCCAG gTGATCACTGGAGGTCATTATGATGTTGACTGTCGGTTGGAAGATCCTGATGGCATTGTATTATACAAAGAGATGAAGAAACAATATGATAGCTTCACGTTTACTGCATCCAGAAATGGAACATACAAATTCTGCTTCAGCAATGAATTCTCTACTTTCACACACAAAACTGTGTACTTTGATTTCCAGGTTGGAGAAGatccaccactgttccctagtgAGAACAGAGTAACTGCACTTACCCAG ATGGAGTCTGCATGTGTTTCAATTCATGAAGCTTTGAAGTCTGTCATCGATTATCAGACTCACTTCCGCTTGAGGGAAGCGCAGGGCCGCAGCAGAGCAGAGGATTTAAACACAAGGGTGGCCTACTGGTCAATAGGGGAAGCAATCATTCTTCTTGTCGTTAGTATCGGGCAGGTATTTCTCCTCAAAAGCTTCTTCTCGGATAAAAGAACCACAACAACCCGTGTTGGATCATAA